A single genomic interval of Petroclostridium xylanilyticum harbors:
- a CDS encoding DUF4321 domain-containing protein, translated as MMKRERNIWLLLLLLLVGVVIGGFLGEFLSRYPYLSFLSYGKQFGISLDKPFLLDLHILKLSFALIFNINIASIIGIILSVVIFSKL; from the coding sequence ATGATGAAACGTGAGAGAAATATATGGTTGCTCTTGCTATTGCTTTTGGTAGGTGTTGTAATAGGTGGGTTTTTGGGTGAGTTTTTAAGCCGGTACCCATACCTTAGCTTTTTAAGTTATGGTAAACAATTTGGTATTAGCCTGGACAAGCCTTTTTTACTCGATTTACATATTCTTAAATTGTCTTTTGCACTAATTTTCAATATTAATATTGCAAGTATTATAGGAATTATTCTTTCTGTAGTAATTTTTAGCAAACTATAA
- a CDS encoding Maf family protein — MTKIILASASPRRQELLKQIGLEFEVMPSKVEEEINDNQCPEQLVQQLSYSKAKDIADKMAYPCIVIGADTIVVYKNNILGKPRSNEEAYTMLKMLNGDIHYVFTGFTIIRTDNGKVVTEYEKTLVKFKEMSDEEITGYVNTKEPMDKAGAYGIQGLGSLLVEKIEGDYFNVVGLPLAKLATILSKEFDIKIL, encoded by the coding sequence ATGACAAAAATTATACTTGCTTCTGCTTCGCCGCGAAGACAGGAACTTTTAAAGCAAATTGGTCTGGAATTTGAAGTTATGCCCAGTAAGGTTGAAGAAGAGATAAATGATAATCAGTGTCCTGAACAGTTGGTACAGCAACTGTCATATTCTAAAGCTAAGGATATTGCTGATAAGATGGCGTATCCATGTATAGTGATTGGTGCAGATACAATTGTTGTCTACAAAAATAATATATTAGGAAAACCTAGGAGTAATGAAGAAGCATATACCATGTTGAAAATGTTAAATGGAGATATACATTATGTATTTACTGGTTTTACAATAATAAGAACCGACAATGGTAAAGTTGTTACTGAATATGAAAAGACTTTAGTTAAATTTAAAGAAATGTCAGATGAAGAGATCACGGGGTATGTTAACACAAAAGAGCCAATGGACAAGGCTGGCGCTTATGGCATCCAGGGTTTAGGAAGTCTGTTGGTTGAAAAAATAGAAGGAGACTACTTCAACGTAGTTGGTCTTCCATTAGCGAAGTTAGCAACAATCCTTAGTAAGGAGTTTGACATTAAGATTTTGTAA
- the radC gene encoding RadC family protein — MRIKDLPTEERPYEKLENYGAEVLSNAELMAIIIRTGTKTETSVEVAQRILKEYSNDKGLTFLHEISLDELKKINGIGRVKAIQLKAVIELGKRMASFRNENRVRISSPADVSRYVMEEMRYLKQEHFKVIMLNVKNRVLKQVDVSIGTLNASLVHPRDVFSEPIRNKCASIILVHNHPSGDPSPSQEDIEVTKRIVESGKILGIDVLDHIIIGDGKYISLKEKGYM, encoded by the coding sequence ATGAGAATCAAAGACTTGCCAACAGAAGAACGACCCTATGAAAAACTTGAAAATTATGGAGCAGAAGTGTTATCAAATGCTGAGCTGATGGCAATAATTATTAGGACTGGAACGAAGACGGAAACTTCGGTTGAAGTTGCTCAGCGAATACTTAAAGAGTATTCAAATGACAAAGGGCTAACGTTTTTACATGAAATTTCTCTTGATGAACTAAAAAAGATTAATGGAATAGGAAGAGTAAAAGCGATTCAGCTAAAAGCAGTTATAGAATTAGGAAAGCGCATGGCATCATTCAGGAATGAAAATAGGGTGAGGATAAGTTCACCTGCAGACGTTAGCAGATATGTTATGGAAGAAATGAGATACCTGAAACAGGAGCATTTTAAAGTTATTATGCTCAATGTAAAAAATCGTGTCTTAAAACAGGTTGATGTCAGTATAGGAACGTTAAATGCGTCACTTGTTCATCCAAGGGATGTTTTTAGCGAACCTATCAGAAATAAATGTGCTTCAATTATTTTGGTGCATAACCATCCCAGTGGTGACCCTTCTCCCAGTCAGGAAGATATAGAAGTAACCAAAAGGATTGTGGAGTCGGGAAAAATATTAGGTATAGATGTTTTAGACCATATCATTATAGGAGATGGAAAATATATTAGCTTAAAAGAAAAAGGATATATGTAG
- a CDS encoding rod shape-determining protein: MGLFSKDIGIDLGTANTLVHVKNKGIVVREPSVVAMNKHTGEVLAVGDEAKNMIGRTPGNITAIRPMKDGVIADFDITQSMLKYFIRKVFSGPSLFKPRVVVCVPSGVTEVEKRAVEEATIQAGAREVYLIEEPMAAAIGANLPVDEPTGSMVVDIGGGTSEVAIISLGGIVTSKSLRIAGDELDEAIIHYVKKEYNLMIGERTAEEIKIQIGCAYPKEKEETLEVRGRDLITGLPKHLTLTSAEIMEALKEPVHAIVDAIKFTLEKTPPELAADVMDRGIMLTGGGALLSGLDRLIHEETGMPVNVAERPLDCVALGTGKVLDEIHTLKKVLITPKKVK, encoded by the coding sequence ATGGGATTATTTTCAAAAGATATAGGTATAGATTTAGGTACAGCAAACACGCTGGTACATGTAAAAAACAAAGGAATCGTAGTTAGAGAGCCGTCTGTAGTAGCAATGAATAAGCATACAGGGGAAGTGTTAGCTGTTGGGGATGAAGCAAAAAACATGATTGGCAGGACACCGGGAAATATTACAGCTATACGTCCTATGAAGGATGGGGTTATTGCAGATTTTGATATCACTCAAAGTATGCTCAAGTATTTTATTCGAAAGGTATTTTCAGGGCCCAGCCTGTTTAAACCAAGGGTAGTAGTATGTGTACCATCCGGTGTTACCGAGGTTGAAAAGAGGGCAGTTGAGGAAGCTACTATTCAAGCCGGGGCAAGGGAGGTTTATCTTATTGAAGAGCCAATGGCAGCAGCTATTGGTGCAAATCTTCCGGTAGATGAACCTACAGGAAGTATGGTAGTAGACATTGGCGGCGGGACAAGCGAAGTGGCAATTATCTCTCTGGGTGGCATTGTTACCAGCAAATCACTTCGAATAGCCGGTGACGAGTTGGATGAAGCTATTATTCATTATGTTAAAAAGGAATATAACCTGATGATTGGGGAAAGGACGGCAGAAGAAATAAAAATACAGATTGGCTGTGCCTATCCTAAAGAAAAAGAGGAGACCTTAGAAGTTAGGGGCAGGGATTTAATTACAGGCTTGCCCAAACATTTGACATTAACATCTGCAGAAATTATGGAAGCATTAAAGGAACCGGTTCATGCAATTGTAGATGCAATAAAATTTACCCTTGAAAAGACTCCGCCGGAGCTTGCTGCCGACGTAATGGACAGGGGTATTATGCTTACCGGAGGCGGAGCATTACTTAGTGGACTTGACAGGCTTATCCATGAGGAAACCGGTATGCCTGTGAATGTTGCCGAACGTCCTTTGGATTGTGTTGCATTAGGTACAGGAAAGGTTCTGGACGAGATTCACACGCTGAAGAAAGTTTTAATAACACCTAAGAAAGTTAAATAG
- a CDS encoding Gx transporter family protein: MKNTNTFKNVYVAMLVAIGLVLHIIESNIPIPVSLPGAKLGLANIASLLTVVIYGPVTALIVSAVRALLGGFLAGGISSIPYSLNGALFSTIIMWLAFKRLFPKLSLIGVSVLGAAAHNIAQIFTASVILSNFGLFTYLPVLLVIGTVTGYFIGLVANLTIKTLKINIAKQQKDGGKLL; encoded by the coding sequence TTGAAAAATACAAATACATTTAAAAATGTCTATGTTGCTATGCTCGTAGCTATTGGTCTTGTTTTACATATAATTGAATCAAACATACCGATACCGGTCAGTTTACCCGGTGCCAAATTAGGATTGGCTAATATTGCTTCTCTTTTAACTGTTGTAATCTACGGACCTGTAACAGCTTTGATTGTTTCTGCAGTTAGAGCGCTTTTAGGCGGTTTTCTGGCCGGCGGGATTTCTTCCATACCGTACAGCTTGAATGGTGCACTTTTTAGTACAATAATAATGTGGCTGGCATTTAAAAGGCTATTTCCGAAATTAAGTCTTATTGGAGTGAGTGTTTTAGGTGCAGCTGCACATAACATTGCACAGATATTTACCGCTTCAGTGATACTTAGCAACTTTGGCCTTTTTACTTATCTTCCGGTATTACTGGTCATTGGTACAGTAACAGGCTATTTTATTGGTCTGGTGGCTAACCTTACAATAAAGACACTGAAAATTAATATTGCAAAACAACAAAAAGATGGAGGAAAGTTGTTATGA